agacatgtCCCAGAGAGAGGTGTCCTTCCATGCTGACTTTGCTCAGAGACCTGGCACAGGTTAGaagtttcatttctgttttacctCCACAAAGTGTTCCTACCAGAAGAACCCAAGGACACCCATATTTCTGACCTGAGTTGGGCCCTGTGGCCTCAGGCCTTGTGCCACCTACAGATGCCGTGTTTATTCTGACACCTCTGCCTTCCATGCAATGGAGAGTAATCATCCCAGGATATCATGGCCCCTGAACACCAACCCCTGTatgctgtgtgaacttggggTCCCCAGACTGGATTCTGAGGCTCATATTCCAAATAATCCCACATATGATAGGATCgctgagagacacagagaaaaatcaGGGACACCAAAAAGcaaagacataaacacacacaaaatgagcCAGAAGAAGGAGATTAAGAGATTCACAgacacataaaaagaaagaaaagagggcagAATGGAGAGAATGatggaaaggaggagagaaaagccCCAAAATCAGAACCCTGAGGGAGGGacacaaagacagagaaagataaatatgTGGGGATGGATTGCAGAGATTCCAAATAGAACTAGAGAGactgagaggcagagaaagacaaggagacggagagagagagatgatagatggatagatagacgtagatagatgataaataggtagatgatagataatgGATTGgttatagatacatagatgatgactgatagatgatacatagagatgacgatgatgatgatagacacatagatatatacatagatgATACataaatagagacagagaggcagacagagaggtaatagagagagagatagatgatacatatatagataatagatgattgatggatagatagacagacagacaattgatagagagatagataagTGATACATaaatatagatgatagataatttGTAGATAGacacaaaatagataaatagatagaaatGTGCAGAAAGTTATGAACAAGACAGAAAGTGAGAGactcaaaattaaagaaaaaggaagatcaAGTCAACCAATCCAAGGAGGGTCAGAGAGAATAAAACAATCCAAAAAGGGAAAACATACCTCAGGGTGGGGAAGTGAGGTCATAGAcctagagagacagaaaaggtAGAAGGAGGAAACAGATATGAAGAGAGatggggtggagggtgagagagagagagagagcattaggtCATAGAGCAGGGGAGTGAGTTCTCAGCTCAGGTATGAGGGGAGCTATGACAAGGAAGAACCTCCCTGAGGAAACTGCCTCTTCTCCTTCCAGGTCCATATGAGAAACCTTCTCTCTCAGCCCAGCCGGGCCCCAAGGTTCAGGCAGGAGAGAGCGTGACCTTGTCCTGTAGCTCCCGGAGCTCCTATGACATGTACCATCTATCCAGGGAGGGGGGAGCCCATGAACGTAGGCTCCCTGCAGTGCGCAAGGTCAacagaacattccaggcagattTCCCTCTGGGCCCTGCCACCCACGGAGGGACCTACAGATGCTTCGGCTCTTTCCGTCACTCTCCCTACGAGTGGTCAGACCCGAGTGACCCACTGCTTGTTTCTGTCACAGGTGAGAAAAGCCCATATCTCTCTCATGTCCTATGATCCTAAATCCTTAGCTAAGGAGCTTCCTGCTGATGATGGAGAAAAGCATGGACAGATGCAGAGAGAAGACACAGCAGGTGTGAGGGCGGAGTCAGGGCGCAGGATGGCAGACAGGGCACCTCCAAACCCTCCTTCATGGCCTGCATGGAGGCCTCCGATCAGGGCTCCAGGCACCCAGGCAGATGGAGAAAGCGGTCAGGACAGACCCAGAGAAGGGGAGACTGGGCTTAGTTTGGGGAGATCAGAGGTTCCCTCAGCCCCTCAATCTTATCCATTTCCCAGAAGCCCATCATGGCCTCTCACCCACACAGAGAGATATCATCACCAGCAACCCCTAcacccttttcttttcattttcaaaaatatttattgaggttaAATGTAACTATATAATTTACCacctttaccatttttaaaagtaaaatctagTGGTCATAAATACCTTTatatgctgggtgtggtggttcacggtTGTAATCTCggcgctttgagaggccaaggaaggtggatcatttAAGATCAGGAActcgagatcaccctggccaacatgtggGAAATTCATCTTTACTAAACagacaagaaaaattagccgagcatgctggcatgcacctgtagtcctagctacttgggaggctgaggcaggagaagcacttaaacccaggaggcagaggttgcactgagccgagatcatgccactgcactgcagcctgggagacagagagagactctgtttctaaataaataaatacatctatattcttttttttgttaccctccacccttcccttcctggcctctggtgtcCACCATTGTATTCTCCACCTTCATGAGATCCACCTTTTATCTCCTGCATGTGGGTGAGAAATGGGAATCTttgtaatgacctccagttccatccatgtggctgcaaatgacaggatgttATTGTTTCTATGGATGAGTAgtctccactgtgtgtgtgtaccacagttctctatccattcacccactgatgGGCAGGTAGGTTGACTCCacatcttggctactgtgaacagtgctggaaCAGTCATATGAGTGCAGATATCACTTCGATACACTGAtgtcctttcctttggatataaacccagtagtgaaattgctggacactatgaaagttctctttttttttttttcttttttgagaaagagtttcccTCCTTAGTCCAAGCTGGAGTCtaagtggtgagatcttggctcattgcaacctgtgcctcctaggttcaaatgattgtcctgactcagcctccctagtagctgtgattacaggtgcacgccaccatgcctggctaatttttgtatttttttagcacAGACGGGATATCCCAATTTTGggcaggctgctctcaaactcctgacctcaagtgaggtgcctgcctcggtttcccaaagtgctgaagttacaggcataagccactatgcccagcctccttttagttttttaaagaatttccatACTTTTCTCCAtaatagttgtactaatttacattcctaccaacagggTACCAGGGTTCTCCTTTCTCTACcatcttgccagcatttgttttgCCTGTCTTGCAGTAAAAGCcattttactttactttattttatttatttatttatgttgagatggagtttcactcatagtctcccaggctggagtgcaagggtgtgatctcagctcactgcaacctccgcctcccgcgttcaactgattctcctgcctcagcctccaaagtagctgggattacaggcatgtgccaccacgcctagctaatttttgtatgtttagtagagagggagtttctccatgatggtcaggctggtctcccgacctcaggtgatccgcccacctccgcctcctgaagtgccggaattacaggcgtgagccaccggcctaAAAGGCATTTTAATGGGATGAGATGAAAACTCATCGCGAttgtaatttacatttctctgatgatgagtgatgcCGAGTACTTTTTCATATACGTGATCGCCATTTCTATGTTTTGTTTGTGGAGAAATGTCTCCTCATGTCTTTTGCTcgttttttaattaaattgttttattgagttgtttgagcttcttatatttcCAGTTATTAATCCCGtctcagatgaatagtttgcaaatatttgctcctATTTTGtcggttgtctcttcactttcttggTTTATCTTTTGTGGTGCAGAAGTTGCTTGGTTTGATGTAATCCTAATGGTCTATTTTTTGCTTTGATTACTTGTGTTTTGAAGGTTTTAAACAAAATGTCTTTCGTCAGACAAATGTCTTCCccattattttcttctacatgtTTCATAGGTTCAGGCCTTAGACtcatgtttttaatccattttcatttgatttttgtgtatggtgacaGGTATAGATGCAGTTTTATTCctctgcatgtagatatccagttttccccacaccatttattgaaaagactgtcctttcctgaTTGTAAGTTCTCGGCACCTTTGTCAAAGTCCATTAaatgggctgggtatggtggctcacacctgcaattccagcactttgggaggccgaggcgggtggatcacctgaagccaggagttcaagaccaggctggccaacagagtgaaacctcgtctctactaaaaatacaaaaattagctgagcatggtgaccaGTGCCTGTAATACCACTACTCGGGTgtttgaggcaagagaattgcttgaatccaggaagtggaggttgcattgagctgagattgcacctctgcactccagcctgcatgacagagcaagattctatcacacacacacacaaaaaaagccatTGGATGTAAATGCATGGATTATATCTGtgttctccattctgtttcattttttatgtgcCTTTCTTTATGCCAAtgtcatgctgttttgcttactacAGCTCTGTAACATATTTctaagtcaggtagtgtgatgctcctgttttctctttataCCTTCAAGTCTCAAGACAGTGGGCATCGCACACAAAAATTATGGAGAAGAGGATCCCAAGACTCCCAGGGTCCAACATTAGATAACAGAGTGTTGGCCATGAACCAACCTCAAAGATTTCCATTGAGTAGAGGACAAGCACCCTCATTTCCTCACATCTCTCCTGTCCCATGTTCTAGGAAACCCTTCAAGTAGTTGGCCTTCACCCACAGAACCAAGCTCCAAATCTGGTGAGTAAAGGACCCCTCTTATCTCTGCTTTTGGAAACCTGGGGAGGTGGAAGCCTTGGATGCAAGTGTTGGCTCAAACCTCCCAGCTCTGTGAATGAGGGCCTGTCTTCCACCATCTCTGAACTCCAGACACTCCAACAGTGAAAGGGATCTAGGGCCACCAAAGGGCTCAGCGAAGTCTCTTAACCTTTAATGTCCTGCAGGTGAGAcctcctacaagctagaagaatGATTGCCAATCTGACATCCTTCTCAGGAAACATGCAGTGTTTTTTCTTCCTGCATTCCTAACTGGAGGATAAATTCCTGGGGActtgagagagggaagggaagggaacatcTGATGAGGGCGAGGTGTTTTAGAGAAGTTCCACTTGCCAAGGAATGAATTACTGTTGGTCATGAAGCAACCCTGGCTGACTCAGCAGAGCAAGAGCCTTGCCGTAACAGAGAACAGAGCTCATGCACGCACACTTCGACTCACTGACTCATTCAGCCACGGCCCCATGCTCAGGCTGTGCAGTTGGAATCCTTTCCTATTGTTGCCATAACAAATTTCCACAAGATTCGTGGGTGAAAACAAAACGGTTTTTTAATTATCTTACAGTGCTGTAGCTCAAAGTAGGAAGTGCAtcttactgggctaaaatcaaggtgacAGCAAGGCTGCCTTCCCTCTGAGGATTCCAGGCAAGAATCTGCTTCTCACTTGTCCCAGCTTCTAAAGGCTCCCAGTTCCTTGGCTCCTggtccccttcctccttcctcaaaGCCCACAAAGACTggtcacatctcacatggcatcACTCAGACCCTTCTTCCTTACCACACCTCTTTCTCTGAATGctgctctcccttcttccttatCTTTTGAAAACTTGGGGATTCTATTGGGTTCACCAAGATGAAAATCCATCATAATCTCCCGGAAATCATTCAGGATACCCTTGTTTTAAGTTCAGCTGACTAGCAACCGTAATTCCATCTGCaatcttcattccttctttccatGTAAAATAAGATATTCACAAGCTATGGAGGCCAGGACAGGGACATTTTGGGGTGggacagcattctcctgccttccACGAACGGTGAACAAGATGCATTTGGCCTCTGCTCTTGGGACACTGATATTGCAGATGGTTAAATGGGAGGACAGAAAATGAGTGCACAAGTGGACCAATAAATGAATGATCCATTGGGAAGCATCTGTGCATGAAATCTATTTGTTTGttcgttcatttatttattgagacagagtctccctctgtcttccaggctacagtgcagtgtcacgatcttggctcactgcaacctgcgtctCCTggatccaagtgattctcctgcctcaccctctcgagtagctgggattacaggcaactgccaccatgcccggctaattctttttgtatattttttgtagagaggatgtttcaccatgttggccaagcttgtctgaaactcccaacctcaagtgatccgaccaTCTCAGCaacccaaagtactgggattacaggcgtgagccactttgcccagccagaattcaaaataaataatagataatgCTGAGTGTATAATTTTGGGTGACAGAGAAGGTCTCACTAATCAGATATTTGTGACATTAATGAAAAACACGGATTGAACCCCTGAAAGATTGGCGGAAGGATTTTCCACACACAGCTGTCAGCCGTGAAGGCAGAAAGCTGAAAACAATCTGATGTGGAAGGAAGAGGCTCTGCCTGAAATGCTGGGAATGAGGTGGGGAGAATGACAAGACGACTGTGGAGAGACGGAGAGCACACTGGGTACACAGGAAACTAAGGAGCAACAAGGAGTGTGTGTTTGACACTCACAGCCATTGGATTCACCTCGGGGTAGCCAGGAATCCCTACATGATTAATAGTGACTGACATGAAAATAAGGGAGGCCCAGGTGCGTAACTGGAATCTAGGAGACAGTGGAAAAGGCAATTGCCGCCCCACTGGTGAAATGTGGTGCTGATTTAGACCCTAAGTGGATGAAGCAGATGGATATAAGCTATGTTTGGGAGGTAGAATCATTTGCAGGGAGGGCTTGCTGGGTTTGAGTTTCCTAGTTGTTTAATCCTTgctaaattaatttctttctgaGATTTATTCCTCCTACACATAAATCAATACCTGGCAAAGGAGTGACAGATATATGAGGGGTGGTGGAAATGAAGGGACCTATTATAGCATAGTATACAAGTCTGTgaacggtggctcactcctgtaacccagCACTGCAGGAGGCTAAGGCCAGTGGATTCcaagaagtcaggagttcgagaccagcctggccaacatggagaaaccctatctctacatggtgaaaccctatctctcctaaaaatacaaaaattagccgagcatggtggtgcatccctgtaatcccagctcctgctctggaggatgaagcaggagaatgacttcaacccaggaggtggaggttgcagtgagtggagatcgcatcactgcactccagcctgggtgacacaaggagactccatctcaaaaaataaaaataagaaatgcataaatataataaaacacacaCGAATGACAAAGGCACCTGAATTCCCAtcatcatttttctatttctctataaTTACTTCTTTGATCCTTTATCTTATCCATTAGGCAATCAGCCTAAAACCTCTTCCgtatttggctttctgtgagCATGAGATCATATAGAAAATGTGAAAGCCCGCTGAATCCTCCAGCACAAATCCTGGAATAGAGAAAGTGCTCTGGTCATCACAAAAAAAACTTGCCCCCTCACCCAAATCCCCCATCTCACCCCTACTTCCAATCACCTGTGGAAATACAGATAGATCATGGGGAGGTAAATGCTAATACTCCTTGGAGTGAGTCCAGATCTTGGAATCAGAGATCAGTGCCAGCACTAGCTCCTGCTCCCCTTTCCTACTAATTCACAGGAGGACAGGTGGTATTGAAGCAATAGATAGTCGAGGGGGTGgtccttcccccagcctctgaGGTAGAACAGCAGCCTAACATGTGTCTCCCGAGATCACAAAGAGTAGCACATTTCACACGGGCTTCAACACTATTTTCTGGCTGTTTGACATAAGAGAATTCTACTTCgctttttttatattgatttcacttttgtttccttttcttggaGAATGCAAGTTGTTTAACTCAAGAATGCCGTGGATGTAGAAATCCTAAAGCACATTCGCTGTGTATCAATCCCAGTCCAGTCTTCCCAGAGAAGACTCTAAACACCTCCTGGACTGCACCTGGGCCTATGCCAATTCCTATCACTCACCGTCACTCCAGGGAGACAGAACACACAGAGAATACGTTACATAGGCAGGTTCATTACTAACAGATAAGCAGCGAGTGACAACAGAAGCCTACATTTCAATGTGAGCCAGTTCCCCAAGGCTCAGAAAAGCTGCTCGAGACATGTGGAGTCACCCCATTTGCAGTGTAGCTGGGGGAAGCCAGAAAGCAGCCCAGCCTGGGTTTTGTACCCTGGAGCCACAGGAAGCACTCAGCTAAAGCACTGCATGACGTCCTCCTCCAGGAAGAACAGGAAGACAGCCCAGGCTGTTCTGGGACAATCCTCCTGATCTCAGGACtttgctgtcttagtccatttttgttGCTCTAaaggaacacttgagcctgggtaACTTCTAAAGAAGAGATTGGTTTGCCTCaccgttctgcaggctgtactggaagcatggcaccagcatctatTTCTTATGATGGCCTCAGGCCGCTCCCACTCtggcagaagggaaggagggtCTGTCTGTGCAGAGACCACAGAGATCACacggcaagagagggagcaagggggAGGGGGAGCAATGGAGCTTCCaagctctttttaacaaccagctctccaggAACTAATAGAGAGGGAACTTGCTAACCCCGTCTCCTTGGGACAGCATTGATCTGTTCATGatggatccacctccatgacccaaacacctcccaagAGGCCCAACCTCCCACACTGGGGGTTAAATTTCAATGTGAGGTTTGAAGGGGTCAAACATCTCAACTAAAGTAGTTGTATCCTCAGCACGTTCCATGGTTACTATGAGAGCTATAACTGAGAAAGCAGGAGGAAGCTAGATCTCCCGCCATCTGGGTGCTTGTCCGAAAGAGATGCTGTAAGTGGTTACCTGTCAATCAAGAAATGCAAGACAATTCATATAGAGAAACTGCTATGATTAGCTTCTTACTGGTGTCTCCTCTTCTTCCAGGTAACCCCAGACACCTGCACATTCTGATTGGGACCTCAGTGGTCATCatcctcttcatcctcctcctcttctttctccttcatctCTGGTGCTCCAACAAAAAAAGTAAGTCTCACGGGGCACAGGCCAGAGAGCTCAGGGCCATGTGGGGAAGCAGGATGGGAGCACACAGCTGTGTGTTCCTCACTGGCAGGATGGTCCCTGGCCCAAGACAGGAGCCACAGAGGCAGGACTTTCTAGAGAGAGCACCAGactccctgcccctgccttcaGCTCACAGACCGTTGCCTGATTCTGAACTGTATCCTCATGTCCCCTGCAGCCACTCACATCCAGGAGAAGGTTCCATGACAGGCAGAAAGTGGGAGACAGAATCAATGGGATGGGAACTCAGAGCTATTCATGGGATGGGTCCTTGAGCTCAGAGAGATAGAATGTCTGAGTCTGCTGTTGGCAACTGAGGGACCTCAGGCACCTATGGCCTCCCCCTGTTTGTTGGTATCTGCTTATGAAATGAGGACCCAGAAGTGCCCTCCGAGCTCTTTTGTTGACTTCCGTCTCCTACAGATGCTGCTGTAATGGACCAAGAGCCTGCAGGGAACAGAACAGCCAACAGCGAGGTAGGTGCTCCTCGGCCCAGCCTCGTGGCTAGTGTTATTCCCAAACAGTCCTGGAAAACGTGAGCACCCTCCCTCACTCAGCATTTCCCTCCCTCACTCAGCATTTCCCTCTCTCCAGGACTCTGATGAACAAGACCCTGAGGAGGTGACATACGCACAGTTGGATCACTGCGTTTTCACACAGAGAAAAATCACTCGCCCTTCTCAGAGGCCCAAGACACCCCCTACAGATACCATCTTGTACACGGAACTTCCAAATGCTAAGCCCAGATCCAAAGTTGTCTCCTGCCCATGAGCACCACAGTCAGGCCTTGAGGACGTCTTCTAGGGAGACAacagccctgtctcaaaaccgAGTTGCCAGCTCCCATGTACCAGCAGCTGGAATCTGAAGGCGTGAGTCTTCATCTTAGGGCATCGCTCCTCCTCACGCCACAAATCTGGTGCCTCTCTCTTGCTTACAAATGTCTAGGTCCCCACTGCCTGCTGGAAAGAAAACACACTCCTTTGCTTAGCCCACAGTTCTCCATTTCACTTgacccctgcccacctctccaacCTAACTGGCTTACTTCCTAGTCTACTTGAGGCTGCAATCACACTGAGGAACTCACAATTCCAAACATACAAGAGGCT
The DNA window shown above is from Homo sapiens chromosome 19, GRCh38.p14 Primary Assembly and carries:
- the KIR3DL1 gene encoding killer cell immunoglobulin-like receptor 3DL1 isoform 1 precursor (isoform 1 precursor is encoded by transcript variant 1 (reference allele)); this translates as MSLMVVSMACVGLFLVQRAGPHMGGQDKPFLSAWPSAVVPRGGHVTLRCHYRHRFNNFMLYKEDRIHIPIFHGRIFQESFNMSPVTTAHAGNYTCRGSHPHSPTGWSAPSNPVVIMVTGNHRKPSLLAHPGPLVKSGERVILQCWSDIMFEHFFLHKEGISKDPSRLVGQIHDGVSKANFSIGPMMLALAGTYRCYGSVTHTPYQLSAPSDPLDIVVTGPYEKPSLSAQPGPKVQAGESVTLSCSSRSSYDMYHLSREGGAHERRLPAVRKVNRTFQADFPLGPATHGGTYRCFGSFRHSPYEWSDPSDPLLVSVTGNPSSSWPSPTEPSSKSGNPRHLHILIGTSVVIILFILLLFFLLHLWCSNKKNAAVMDQEPAGNRTANSEDSDEQDPEEVTYAQLDHCVFTQRKITRPSQRPKTPPTDTILYTELPNAKPRSKVVSCP